In one Lolium rigidum isolate FL_2022 chromosome 3, APGP_CSIRO_Lrig_0.1, whole genome shotgun sequence genomic region, the following are encoded:
- the LOC124696324 gene encoding probable UDP-3-O-acylglucosamine N-acyltransferase 2, mitochondrial translates to MAAILRRATAKAAAELLLRPTHGAGWLARFLGDGASSASHDTGAAEFVPWRNGGGVLHRAASVDPTAVVEAGAVVHSGAVIGKEVVVGSGTVVGPSVSVGQSTRIGYNVVLSNCSVGEFCTIHNGACIGQDGFGFFVGEDGQVKKKPQVLYARIGDNVEIGANTCIDRGSWRDTIIGDATKIDNLVQIGHNVVIGKCCMICGQVGIAGSATLGDYVTLGGRVAIRDHVTIASKVRLAANSLATKDIQNPGDYGGFPAVPVNEWRRQTVNLRLLSKKHVVRR, encoded by the exons ATGGCAGCCATCCTACGAAGAGCAACCGCcaaggcggcggcggagctgctcCTGCGTCCGACCCACGGCGCCGGCTGGCTCGCGCGGTTCTTGGGGGACGGCGCGTCCAGTGCTTCTCACG ATACTGGGGCGGCCGAGTTCGTGCCGTGGCGCAACGGCGGGGGCGTGCTGCACCGGGCGGCGTCCGTCGACCCCACCGCGGTGGTGGAGGCCGGCGCCGTGGTGCATTCCGGTGCTGTGATTGGCAAGGAGGTCGTTGTCGGGTCTGGCACCGTGGTCGGGCCTTCGGTGTCTGTCGGTCAGTCCACTAGGATTGG GTACAATGTTGTTTTGAGCAACTGTTCCGTGGGCGAGTTCTGTACTATCCACAATGGCGCTTGCATCGGTCAAGATG GTTTTGGTTTCTTTGTGGGCGAGGATGGGCAAGTCAAGAAGAAACCACAG GTACTTTATGCAAGAATCGGTGACAATGTGGAGATAGGTGCAAATACATGCATTGACAGAGGAAG TTGGAGAGACACAATAATTGGAGATGCCACCAAGATTGATAATCTGGTTCAG ATAGGTCACAATGTGGTAATTGGAAAGTGCTGTATGATTTGCGGACAAGTTGGGATTGCTGGTTCTGCAAC GTTGGGGGACTATGTCACATTAGGTGGTCGGGTGGCAATCCGGGATCATGTCACCATTGCTTCTAAG GTTCGACTTGCAGCAAATAGTCTAGCAACAAAGGACATTCAAAATCCCGGTGACTATGGTGGATTTCCAGCT GTCCCGGTAAATGAATGGCGCCGGCAAACTGTGAACTTGCGGTTACTCTCGAAGAAACATGTCGTCAGAAGATAG
- the LOC124696322 gene encoding probable UDP-3-O-acylglucosamine N-acyltransferase 2, mitochondrial → MAAILRRTTAKAAAELLLRPPRCAGRLARFLGDGAAAAASHDTGAEFVPWRNGGGVLHRAASVDPTAVVEAGAVVHSGAVIGKEVVVGSGTVVGPSVSVGQSTRIGYNVVLSNCSVGEFCTIHNGACIGQDGFGFFVDEDGKVKKKPQLLYARIGDNVEIGANTCIDRGSWRDTIIGDATKIDNLVQIGHNVVIGKCCMICGQVGIAGSATLGDYVTLGGRVAIRDHVSIASKVRLAANSLATKDIENAGDYGGFPAVPINEWRRQTVNLRLLSNKHVVRR, encoded by the exons ATGGCAGCCATCCTAAGAAGAACAACCGCcaaggcggcggcggagctgctcCTGCGTCCGCCCCGCTGCGCCGGCCGGCTCGCGCGGTTCTTGGGGGACGGCGCGGCCGCTGCTGCTTCTCACG ATACTGGGGCCGAGTTCGTGCCGTGGCGCAACGGCGGGGGCGTGCTGCACCGGGCGGCGTCCGTCGACCCCACCGCGGTGGTGGAGGCCGGCGCCGTGGTGCATTCCGGCGCTGTGATTGGCAAGGAGGTCGTTGTCGGGTCTGGCACCGTGGTCGGGCCTTCGGTGTCTGTCGGACAGTCCACCAGGATCGG GTACAATGTTGTTTTGAGCAATTGTTCTGTGGGCGAGTTCTGTACTATCCACAATGGCGCTTGCATCGGTCAAGATG GTTTTGGTTTCTTTGTGGACGAGGATGGGAAGGTCAAGAAGAAGCCACAG CTACTTTATGCAAGAATCGGTGACAATGTGGAGATAGGTGCAAATACATGCATTGACAGAGGAAG TTGGAGAGACACAATAATTGGAGATGCCACCAAGATTGATAATCTTGTTCAG ATAGGTCACAATGTGGTGATTGGAAAGTGCTGTATGATTTGCGGACAAGTTGGGATTGCTGGTTCTGCAAC CTTGGGGGACTATGTCACGTTAGGTGGTCGGGTCGCAATCCGGGATCATGTCTCCATTGCTTCAAAG GTTCGACTTGCAGCAAATAGTCTAGCAACAAAGGACATTGAAAATGCCGGTGACTATGGTGGATTTCCAGCT GTCCCGATAAATGAATGGCGCCGGCAAACTGTGAACTTGCGGCTACTTTCGAACAAACATGTTGTCAGAAGATAG